A DNA window from Flavisolibacter ginsenosidimutans contains the following coding sequences:
- a CDS encoding SusC/RagA family TonB-linked outer membrane protein has protein sequence MHKRKLLYAVVLPLLLLFSASAFAQDRVISGRVTDSSGRSVSGASVSVKDQNSRGTTTGENGNFSLSVPSSATALVFSSVGYGAQEVSIAGRSSVNVTMQATAGSLNEIVVVGYGTTRKKDLTGSVATVTAKDFQKGNITTPEQLIAGKVPGVSIVSNGGQPGSGSKIRIRGGSSLSASNDPLIVIDGVPLDPDGINGASNPLSFINVNDIESFTVLKDASAAAIYGTRAANGVILITTKKGRSGGPLRVAFNTVNSVSHITKEVPILTADQVRAIVNANGTAAQKAQLGTANTDWQKQIYQTALSTDNNLTLSGGIKNLPYRVTLGYQYQNGILKTDHLQKTSLALVFNPTFFDNHLRVDINLKGSMEQTRFANQGAIGTAVSYDPTQPVTSKSNRFGGYYEWLDATGLPALNTASNPVGLLEETFDRQKPMRSIGNAQFDYKFHFLPDLHANLNLGYDISKNTGTYYVPDSAASGYRTGGSKNPGKQTKQATVLDFYLNYVKDIKSIKSRVDVTAGYSYNDYQTKNYFFRGYKANGDTFPATTPPTFPFDKPEHFLVSFFGRFNYSFNDKYLLTGTIRRDGSSRFGPSHKWGTFPSIAFAWRVKQESFLKESKGISDLKLRLGYGITGQQEGIGNYGFLSSYSLSSTYASYYFGNMPYQAYSPSGFNAGLKWEQTATYNAGLDYGFLDNRITGTLDFYVKKTSGLLNYVAQPAGTNFSAYILSNVGSMDNKGVEFSINAQPIRQRDMSLDLNFNITYNKNTIKNLTVVPNDPNYIGLLSGNAAGANGFLLISAVGGSKNTFYLYKQVYDAAGKPIEGLFEDKNRDGIINDLDRYKSKSVDPNVFLGFSPNFNYKKWNVGAVLRASFNNYVYNNVYSNLGKLTQIQGTYTTANGSVNYLETGFKGGTDLQPLSDYYLENASFLRMDNVNIGYNVGRISHGKATLRLTGTVQNVFVVTKYKGLDPEVGSGIDNNIYPRPRIYSVGANLDF, from the coding sequence ATGCACAAGAGAAAATTGCTTTATGCGGTTGTCTTGCCACTGCTGCTTCTTTTTTCCGCTTCGGCTTTTGCGCAAGACCGTGTGATCAGTGGCCGTGTAACCGATTCTTCCGGCAGAAGTGTTTCCGGCGCATCGGTTTCGGTAAAGGACCAGAACAGCCGGGGAACAACCACCGGCGAAAACGGTAACTTCTCACTCTCGGTTCCTTCTTCGGCAACGGCGCTTGTTTTTTCCTCGGTTGGCTACGGCGCACAGGAAGTAAGTATTGCCGGAAGATCGTCGGTGAACGTAACGATGCAAGCCACGGCAGGAAGTCTAAATGAGATTGTCGTGGTAGGCTATGGTACTACGCGAAAGAAAGACCTGACCGGTTCCGTGGCCACCGTCACAGCAAAAGATTTTCAGAAAGGAAACATCACCACACCCGAACAACTCATTGCCGGCAAAGTGCCCGGTGTGTCCATCGTTTCAAACGGCGGACAGCCCGGCTCGGGCAGCAAAATCCGCATTCGCGGCGGCTCTTCGTTAAGTGCCAGCAACGACCCGCTGATTGTGATTGACGGCGTACCTCTGGATCCCGACGGCATCAACGGCGCCAGCAATCCGTTAAGCTTTATCAACGTAAACGACATCGAAAGTTTTACCGTGTTGAAAGACGCGTCGGCGGCGGCCATTTACGGTACCCGTGCGGCCAACGGCGTTATTCTCATTACCACCAAAAAAGGCCGCAGCGGCGGCCCGCTGCGAGTGGCTTTCAATACCGTTAATTCTGTTTCGCACATAACCAAGGAAGTGCCGATACTCACTGCCGATCAGGTTCGCGCCATTGTGAACGCCAACGGCACCGCGGCTCAAAAAGCGCAGTTGGGAACGGCCAATACCGACTGGCAAAAACAGATTTATCAAACGGCTTTGTCTACCGATAATAACTTAACGCTTAGCGGCGGCATTAAAAATCTGCCTTACCGCGTAACGCTGGGTTATCAATACCAGAACGGTATTTTAAAAACCGATCACCTGCAAAAGACATCGCTTGCCCTCGTGTTTAATCCAACCTTTTTTGACAACCATTTGCGGGTGGACATTAACTTAAAAGGCAGCATGGAGCAAACGCGGTTTGCCAACCAGGGCGCCATTGGAACGGCCGTGAGTTACGATCCAACACAACCGGTTACCTCAAAGTCAAACCGCTTTGGTGGTTACTACGAATGGTTGGACGCGACCGGTCTTCCGGCGCTTAACACGGCTTCAAACCCGGTAGGACTTCTGGAAGAAACCTTCGATCGCCAAAAGCCCATGCGCAGCATCGGCAACGCACAATTCGATTATAAATTTCATTTCCTGCCCGACCTGCACGCCAACCTGAATCTTGGTTACGACATCAGCAAAAACACCGGCACGTATTACGTTCCCGACAGTGCTGCTTCGGGCTACCGCACCGGCGGTTCAAAAAATCCGGGTAAGCAAACCAAGCAAGCAACCGTGTTGGATTTTTATTTGAACTACGTGAAAGATATAAAGTCCATTAAGAGCCGGGTAGATGTAACCGCGGGTTATTCTTACAATGATTACCAGACGAAGAATTATTTCTTCCGCGGTTACAAAGCCAACGGCGATACCTTCCCGGCCACAACGCCGCCCACCTTTCCGTTCGACAAGCCAGAGCATTTCCTCGTTTCTTTCTTTGGCCGTTTCAATTATTCGTTTAACGATAAATACCTGCTGACAGGGACCATTCGCCGTGACGGTTCTTCGCGTTTTGGCCCGAGCCACAAATGGGGCACCTTCCCTTCAATTGCCTTTGCCTGGCGTGTGAAGCAGGAATCTTTCCTGAAAGAAAGCAAGGGCATCTCTGATTTGAAACTGCGCCTGGGTTACGGCATTACCGGCCAACAAGAAGGCATCGGTAACTACGGCTTCTTATCCAGCTACAGTCTCAGCTCTACTTACGCCTCTTATTATTTTGGCAACATGCCTTACCAGGCTTACTCGCCCAGCGGCTTTAACGCGGGTTTGAAATGGGAGCAAACCGCTACGTACAATGCGGGTTTGGATTACGGCTTCCTCGACAACCGCATTACCGGTACGCTTGATTTTTATGTGAAGAAAACAAGCGGCTTGTTGAACTACGTTGCACAGCCAGCGGGTACAAACTTCTCGGCTTATATCTTGTCAAACGTTGGAAGCATGGACAACAAAGGCGTGGAGTTTTCCATCAACGCACAACCCATTCGTCAACGGGATATGTCGCTTGATCTGAACTTCAACATCACTTACAACAAGAACACCATTAAGAACTTAACCGTTGTACCCAACGATCCGAATTACATTGGATTGTTGTCGGGCAATGCCGCCGGTGCAAACGGTTTTCTTTTGATCAGTGCCGTAGGCGGCTCAAAGAATACATTCTATTTGTACAAACAGGTGTATGATGCGGCCGGCAAGCCCATTGAAGGTTTGTTTGAAGACAAAAACCGCGACGGTATCATCAACGATTTGGACCGCTACAAAAGCAAGAGCGTTGACCCGAATGTGTTCCTTGGCTTTAGCCCCAACTTCAATTATAAAAAATGGAACGTAGGCGCGGTGTTGCGGGCCAGCTTCAACAACTATGTTTACAACAACGTGTACAGCAACCTGGGCAAGCTGACACAAATTCAAGGAACCTATACAACCGCTAATGGTTCTGTAAATTATCTCGAAACAGGATTTAAAGGAGGTACTGATCTTCAGCCGCTGAGCGATTATTATTTGGAGAACGCTTCCTTCCTGCGGATGGATAACGTGAACATTGGTTACAACGTCGGACGCATCAGTCACGGCAAGGCGACGTTGCGTTTAACAGGCACCGTTCAAAACGTTTTTGTCGTGACCAAATACAAAGGCCTTGATCCCGAAGTGGGCAGCGGCATTGATAACAACATTTATCCGCGTCCGCGCATTTATTCCGTGGGTGCAAATCTTGATTTTTAA
- a CDS encoding NUDIX hydrolase, giving the protein MLKLKTAAIEKISHKDYFNIALSVDCVIFSYQEKALKVLLIESDLKEFEGMHSLLGDLVKPGEDLDEAPYRVLQERTGLKDVYLEQVHTFGNVERHPSGRVITTAYFSLVDAKHSKLKLTHNDVAWHNVAGVNRLAFDHKMILDTCLQQLREKVMEHPIVFNLLPEKFSLRELQDLYEAILGIELDRRNFRKRITAKDWLVDLNEMEEDVPHRPGKLYKLRPGLKKTGRLLSGVEQKMAV; this is encoded by the coding sequence ATGCTAAAACTAAAAACTGCTGCCATTGAAAAGATCAGCCACAAGGATTATTTCAACATTGCCTTGTCGGTGGATTGCGTGATTTTCAGCTACCAGGAAAAGGCGCTGAAAGTCTTGCTTATCGAGTCGGATTTAAAAGAGTTTGAAGGCATGCATTCGCTTTTGGGCGACCTGGTAAAACCCGGTGAAGACCTGGACGAAGCGCCTTACCGCGTGTTGCAGGAGCGCACGGGTTTAAAGGACGTTTATTTAGAGCAAGTACACACCTTTGGAAACGTGGAGCGGCATCCTTCGGGCCGTGTGATAACGACGGCTTATTTCTCACTGGTCGATGCAAAACACAGCAAGCTGAAACTAACGCACAACGACGTGGCCTGGCACAATGTGGCCGGCGTGAATAGGTTAGCCTTCGATCACAAAATGATTTTGGATACCTGCCTGCAGCAGTTGCGTGAAAAAGTTATGGAGCATCCGATCGTATTCAACCTCTTGCCCGAAAAGTTTTCTTTGCGGGAATTGCAGGATTTGTACGAAGCCATTTTGGGGATAGAATTAGACCGGCGGAATTTTCGCAAACGCATTACAGCTAAGGACTGGCTGGTAGATTTGAACGAAATGGAAGAAGACGTGCCGCATCGTCCCGGCAAATTGTACAAGCTGCGCCCAGGCTTAAAAAAAACCGGACGCTTACTATCGGGCGTTGAACAGAAAATGGCTGTATAA